A genomic segment from Triticum dicoccoides isolate Atlit2015 ecotype Zavitan chromosome 1A, WEW_v2.0, whole genome shotgun sequence encodes:
- the LOC119286724 gene encoding uncharacterized protein LOC119286724, which yields MVSNSASSLTPSLQLGSRPIYSLTRTHSPLTLFCSALLLTSPAHTTPDRPHTESVRAAMARCAFLSQPRLVLLLAVLADVVAMAMARPLLGATADAPTPLPAEGPDGVARPAGGRHDRSIAGAEVILAGFAAAVMAVIFLYIRVTRKSNDRAAAGMAGKA from the coding sequence ATGGTCAGCAACTCAGCATCCAGCCTCACTCCCAGCCTCCAGCTCGGCTCACGGCCTATATATTCACTCACCCGCACCCACTCTCCACTAACCCtcttctgctctgctctgctcctcACATCTCCAGCTCACACAACTCCGGACCGCCCACACACAGAGTCAGTGAGAGCTGCAATGGCGAGGTGCGCCTTCTTGTCCCAGCCGAGGCTGGTGCTACTTCTGGCGGTTCTTGCCGATGTGGTCGCCATGGCGATGGCCAGGCCGCTGCTGGGCGCCACCGCGGACGCGCCGACGCCGTTGCCGGCGGAGGGGCCGGACGGTGTGGCGCGGCCTGCCGGCGGGAGGCACGACCGGTCCATCGCCGGCGCCGAGGTGATCCTCGCCGGGTTCGCCGCGGCCGTCATGGCCGTCATCTTCCTCTACATCCGGGTCACCAGGAAGAGCAACGACAGGGCAGCAGCCGGAATGGCGGGGAAGGCTTAG
- the LOC119271226 gene encoding chaperone protein dnaJ 13-like yields the protein MAPEPEPEDGRELYALLHLSPESSDEEIRRAYRQFAQIYHPDKYQDPQMKDVATENFQRIRDAYEILSDENKRQIYDIYGMEGLNSGLELGPKLNKPEEIKRQLEELRRRKEEEKLFVHARSTGSILANISVPQYLDGDGIMGGMGMSSEIELPVSKQNTVTVGGNLVVNGTTGSGAATAVLRHQLSSVSSIDFMATAGLRSLIGVQTFRQISPNSTATSGIALSLRDGSVNLSNGWSRQLSEDTVGNIQLVLGTESNISVGWHKKDEKRSAAGEIKFGTNSFGASAHYTHRFSSKSHGRIAGRVGSTALDFEIGGGRRISEFSTVRMLYNIGIQGVTWKFELNRAGQKLVIPVLLSTDFNALFVTGAFAIPSTLYFLLQTYVVKPYYLRREKQKTLEKMDSLSTQLTEARQAAKKSQRLLEPVSNRKRNKQQESDGLVITKALYGNHKKVKESSQFSEIDDNVASQVLDVTIPLNFLVTEAGQLKLHEGIKKSGIMGFYDPCPGDPKLLLVEYIFHGRQYKVMADDYGALSIPQDIHEI from the exons ATggcgccggagccggagccggaggacgGGAGGGAGCTCTACGCTCTTCTGCACCTCTCGCCGGAATCCTCCGACGAGGAAATCCGCAGGGCATACCGCCAGTTCGCGCAAATCTACCACCCCGACAAGTACCAGGACCCCCAG ATGAAGGATGTAGCAACTGAAAACTTCCAACGGATACGTGATGCATATGAGATACTATCGGATGAGAACAAAAGACAGATCTATGATATTTATGGCATGGAAGGTTTAAATTCTGGTCTGGAACTTGGTCCCAAGTTAAATAAACCCGAAGAAATCAAACGACAGTTGGAAGAGCTGCGACGGCGTAAGGAGGAAGAGAAACTTTTCGTTCATGCTCGATCCACTGGATCAATCCTAGCTAATATCTCAGTGCCACAATATTTAGATGGTGACGGCATCATGGGAGG AATGGGAATGTCTAGTGAAATTGAGCTGCCAGTATCCAAGCAAAACACTGTGACTGTTGGTGGAAATTTGGTCGTCAATGGTACGACTGGATCTGGTGCAGCAACTGCTGTGCTGCGCCATCAGTTGTCTTCTGTGTCTTCGATAGACTTCATGGCAACAGCTGGATTACGTTCCCTTATTGGAGTACAGACATTTCG TCAGATTTCACCAAATTCAACAGCAACTTCTGGAATTGCTCTCTCATTGAGAGATGGATCTGTTAACCTGTCAAATGGCTGGAGTCGCCAATTATCTGAAGACACTGTTGGCAAT ATACAACTTGTCCTTGGTACTGAATCAAATATATCTGTCGGATGGCACAAGAAGGATGAAAAAAGGTCTGCGGCAGGAGAAATAAAG TTTGGTACTAATTCATTTGGGGCGTCTGCTCATTACACCCATCGTTTCTCCTCAAAGTCCCATGGTCGTATTGCTGGTAGAGTTGGAAG CACGGCCCTTGATTTTGAAATTGGAGGAGGAAGACGGATATCAGAGTTCAGTACAGTAAGGATGCTCTATAATATAGGAATCCAG GGTGTCACTTGGAAATTTGAGTTGAATCGTGCTGGGCAAAAGTTAGTTATCCCA GTCTTGCTTTCAACTGACTTCAATGCGTTATTCGTCACCGGCGCATTTGCTATTCCTTCAACTCTatattttctacttcag ACATATGTTGTGAAACCTTATTATCTAAGGCGAGAAAAGCAGAAGACACTTGAAAAAATGGATAGCTTGTCTACACAG CTAACAGAAGCTAGACAAGCAGCTAAGAAGTCACAAAGATTGCTGGAACCCGTCTCTAATCGCAAGAGGAATAAACAGCAGGAGAGTGATGGTTTGGTAATCACAAAAGCTCTGTATGGCAATCATAAAAAGGTCAAAGAGAGTAGTCAATTTAGTGAGATAGATGATAATGTGGCTTCACAAGTATTAGATGTGACGATCCCACTCAACTTCCTCGTGACCGAGGCAGGTCAGCTCAAG CTTCACGAGGGGATAAAGAAGTCCGGAATAATGGGCTTCTATGATCCTTGCCCTGGAGATCCGAAGCTACTGCTCGTCGAATACATATTTCATGGTCGGCAATACAAG GTAATGGCAGATGATTACGGTGCACTGTCGATACCACAAGACATTCATGAGATTTGA